The following coding sequences are from one Capsicum annuum cultivar UCD-10X-F1 chromosome 3, UCD10Xv1.1, whole genome shotgun sequence window:
- the LOC107851784 gene encoding 5-amino-6-(5-phospho-D-ribitylamino)uracil phosphatase, chloroplastic isoform X4 — protein sequence MASRKEEIYQALQGGIYSFRLEAQEFVNTLMHYKVPMALVSTCPKKYIEIAIGTICFEWTFSVIVATEDVHRGKPDLEIFVYTSQLSEFSEFLMEMGTCLLEKIALNGDGESVPIYGGD from the exons ATGGCTTCTCGGAAGGAGGAGATTTATCAAGCGTTGCAAGGAGGAATTTATAGCTTCCGACTTGAAGCACAGGAGTTTGTTAATACCCTGATGCATTACAAGGTGCCAATGGCTTTAGTGTCTACATGCCCTAAAAAGTATATCGAGATTGCAATTGGTACCATTTGCTTTGAATGGACTTTTAGTGTCATTGTAGCTACAGAGGATGTTCACAGAGGGAAGCCTGATCTGGAGATATTTGTCTATACATCACAGCTTTCTG AATTTTCAGAATTCTTGATGGAAATGGGAACTTGCTTATTGGAGAAAATTGCATTGAATGGTGATGGAGAAAGTG TTCCTATCTATGGCGGAGATTGA
- the LOC107851784 gene encoding 5-amino-6-(5-phospho-D-ribitylamino)uracil phosphatase, chloroplastic isoform X3, translating into MASRKEEIYQALQGGIYSFRLEAQEFVNTLMHYKVPMALVSTCPKKYIEIAIGTICFEWTFSVIVATEDVHRGKPDLEIFVYTSQLSEFSEFLMEMGTCLLEKIALNGDGESGARLKNRVNKWKVKQQGEEVESQQIEK; encoded by the exons ATGGCTTCTCGGAAGGAGGAGATTTATCAAGCGTTGCAAGGAGGAATTTATAGCTTCCGACTTGAAGCACAGGAGTTTGTTAATACCCTGATGCATTACAAGGTGCCAATGGCTTTAGTGTCTACATGCCCTAAAAAGTATATCGAGATTGCAATTGGTACCATTTGCTTTGAATGGACTTTTAGTGTCATTGTAGCTACAGAGGATGTTCACAGAGGGAAGCCTGATCTGGAGATATTTGTCTATACATCACAGCTTTCTG AATTTTCAGAATTCTTGATGGAAATGGGAACTTGCTTATTGGAGAAAATTGCATTGAATGGTGATGGAGAAAGTG gagcccgcctgaagaacagggtaaataaatggaaagtcaagcaacaaggtgaagaagttgaaagtcaacagattgaaaaatag
- the LOC107851784 gene encoding 5-amino-6-(5-phospho-D-ribitylamino)uracil phosphatase, chloroplastic isoform X2: MASRKEEIYQALQGGIYSFRLEAQEFVNTLMHYKVPMALVSTCPKKYIEIAIGTICFEWTFSVIVATEDVHRGKPDLEIFVYTSQLSEFSEFLMEMGTCLLEKIALNGDGESVSFRWLVCGILAGLPHHTKSKEKLVMSNKDIESDIMD, translated from the exons ATGGCTTCTCGGAAGGAGGAGATTTATCAAGCGTTGCAAGGAGGAATTTATAGCTTCCGACTTGAAGCACAGGAGTTTGTTAATACCCTGATGCATTACAAGGTGCCAATGGCTTTAGTGTCTACATGCCCTAAAAAGTATATCGAGATTGCAATTGGTACCATTTGCTTTGAATGGACTTTTAGTGTCATTGTAGCTACAGAGGATGTTCACAGAGGGAAGCCTGATCTGGAGATATTTGTCTATACATCACAGCTTTCTG AATTTTCAGAATTCTTGATGGAAATGGGAACTTGCTTATTGGAGAAAATTGCATTGAATGGTGATGGAGAAAGTG ttagttttaggtggttggtttgtggcattctggctggtcTTCCACATCACACCAAGTCTAAGGAAAAGTTAGttatgtccaacaaggatatagagagtgacattaTGGACTAG
- the LOC107851784 gene encoding uncharacterized protein LOC107851784 isoform X1 has product MASRKEEIYQALQGGIYSFRLEAQEFVNTLMHYKVPMALVSTCPKKYIEIAIGTICFEWTFSVIVATEDVHRGKPDLEIFVYTSQLSEFSEFLMEMGTCLLEKIALNGDGESGGDLLKAQMQSMNIGVCCIHTSWGYRQVLIMLHTYELGLQTSADWLETHVNRTKTRVFFVSLSPNLPLPFKHTIINFQIGI; this is encoded by the exons ATGGCTTCTCGGAAGGAGGAGATTTATCAAGCGTTGCAAGGAGGAATTTATAGCTTCCGACTTGAAGCACAGGAGTTTGTTAATACCCTGATGCATTACAAGGTGCCAATGGCTTTAGTGTCTACATGCCCTAAAAAGTATATCGAGATTGCAATTGGTACCATTTGCTTTGAATGGACTTTTAGTGTCATTGTAGCTACAGAGGATGTTCACAGAGGGAAGCCTGATCTGGAGATATTTGTCTATACATCACAGCTTTCTG AATTTTCAGAATTCTTGATGGAAATGGGAACTTGCTTATTGGAGAAAATTGCATTGAATGGTGATGGAGAAAGTG GTGGGGATCTTTTGAAAGCACAAATGCAAAGTATGAATATTGGGGTATGTTGCATACATACGAGTTGGGGCTACAGACAAGTGCTGATTATGTTGCATACATACGAGTTGGGGCTACAGACAAGTGCTGATTGGTTGGAAACTCATGTTAACCGTACCAAGACTCGAGTTTTCTTTGTTAGCTTGTCCCCTAACCTACCATTGCCATTTAAGCatacaattatcaatttccaaatTGGCATTTAA